The Bdellovibrio sp. ZAP7 DNA segment CCGCCGTGGAGAATTCTTTCGAGTTTAAAGCTTCGCCGACTGTGACGGGTCTCACCACAGAGGGATTTGCAAGCACAGAACGCAGTTGATCCTGTGTTAACGAAGTTGCTTTTGAAAGAATTGTCAGAACATCCACAGTGGCCATTAAAGTTCCTTCTTGGTATCGAAAAGGCAGTTCCGGTTTTAAGGGAACTGCCGCAAAAAACTACTCTTGAACGTCTTCTGAAGGAGCGGCGGCTCCCTGAGCTTTTCTGTAAATTGGATCTATCTTAGCACCATATGGGTCTTTTCCGCCCTGGCCTTTGATATATTCAATACGTTCTTCAAGACGTTTCGAGACAACCTCATTTACATCGCCGGAATTGCGAATAATTTTGGGAGTCAGGAATGAAACCATGTTCGTTTTTGTCTTATTCAAGCTGCGAGATTTGAACAACCAGCCCAAGATAGGGATATCGCCCAACAGAGGAACCTTCACAACTGTTTCAACATCGTCTTCCTTAATCAAACCACCAAGAATCGCGGTGTCGCCGTTTTTCACGTTAATCATTGTGTTGATCGAACGTTTTGCCAGCGGTTGCGTATTGTTTTGGAAGTCTTTAGGCGCTTGTACAGAAGAAAGCTGTGTCACACTTTGCTTGATTTCCATACGGATCGAGTTTGAAGACGGGCTGATGAATGGTTTGATGTGAAGTTTGATCGTCGCATCTTCCATTGTTGGCGTCGTCGTCACAGTACCGCTCGTACCGGAAACGTTTTGCTGCATGCTGGTTACAACTTTATCACCCACTTCGATCTCAGCTTCGTTGTTATCCAAAGCGATGATCGTCGGAGTGGAAAGGATGTTGGCTTTTTTCGTTTGTTTCAAGAAATTGATGAAACCCACAAGGCTTGGGATGGTGATTTCAGAGCCGCCCGGAGGAGTGACTTTGATCATTTTTCCAGAGCCGAAGCCCAAGATCGCGCCCGTACCGCCCACTGGATTTAACATCTCTTGAAGATTGATACCACCGTTGAAGCCGACTTTACCATAACCGTTTTCACCGTACTGGTAATAGCCGACGCCCCAAGAATCAAGATCCGAAGCACTCATCTCCATGATGATCGCTTCAACGTAAACTTGATCGCGGGCGATATCGATTTTATTCAGGATGTTCATCACAACTTCATAGTCTTGTTTGCTCGCTGTGATAACCAAGCTGTTGGTAGCTTTGTCGGCTGTGATTTTCACGTCGCCGCCAAAGATTTCTTGAGGCGCTTGCATTTGGCCACCAATAGGGGATAGCAAGCTTGGGCCTGTACTTGGTTTTGGAGCGGCATCTTTCGTTACGCCAGACAGTGTTTGCGCGATTTTCTCGGCATCACCATTTTTAACGTAATAAACGTACACGCCACCAGAATCTTCAGCGCGGATTTTAAAGTCCAACTGAGAGATCAATTTTTTAATACGAACGATACCAGATTTATTACCCACCACGATGATAGAGTTTGTTCTGTCATCCGGGATCGCCATAAAGAAGCTTGCACCCTGTTGAGCAGAAGTTCCTGATGAACGAGAGAATCTTGGAACGCCCGCTGTAAATGTTCCTGGAGCAGATCCAGATGATTTACTGCCTTTATTTACGATTTTGTCTACCAAGTCTGCCAAATCTTTAGCTTTCGCGAACTTAATAGGGATAACTTCAAGTTGTTCTTCAAATCCTGGAACGTCCAACTGGCTGATGATGCGCATCACGCGGTCAATGTTAGAACCGTAGTCAGAGATGATGATCGAGTTCGTTGGTTCGTAAATGTTCATCTCGCCATCTTTTGAAGGCAAGATACGAAGATCACGATTCACTTGAGCCGCCGAGATGTGCTTTAAGTGAATGATACGAGTGATCATTTGATCTGTATTCGGGTAGTAAGCACCAGAATAAACTTCGATATTGTCACGTTGGGCATTTCTTGCGGATTTAACTTTTAAGAAGCCACCAGAAGGAACAACCGTGAAGCCGTTGATAGCAAGTGCTGACAAGAAAGCGTTGTAGGCTTCTGCCACTGTGATTTTAGACGGAGCGCTGATTGTGATTTTACCACGAACGCCTGGATCGACGATAAAGTTCTTACCAGTCAATTCGCCCATGGCTTTAACCAGCTCAGAGATCTCCACATTCGGATAATCGAAAGATTCGATTGTCTGAGGGAAATTTGCGCTGTTGATGTCCTCAGTGGGCGCTTTGGCGAATTTTTGCTTTTGGCTCTTGTTCAGAACCTGGCCTTCGTCACCAGAAGAGTGTGAGCCACCGCGAGTACCGCCAGCTGCTGCTGGTGCATCCGGAGTTGCAAAGCCACTGTTATCCGAATTACCAAAATCCGGAGGTGGCGGTGGTGGAGGGAAATTTTCAAATTGAGCATGCGCAGTGGTTCCTACCAACTGAGATGCAGTCATCAATGAAGCAATTCCTATGCTGACGGGCTTGATGGGTTTTTTCATCTCTCTCCTCCTGAGGGAGTTTATTGAATATTATAAGTCATGTTTTCAGTTTTACCGTTGCGCTCAACTTGAAGAACAACTTTCGGGTTGTTTTTCAAAGTTTGGTACAACTCCATCGCCTTGGCAGGGCTGTCGACCGGGTTACCGTCGACGGATTTAATAACATCCATTCTTTGGATGCCAAGCTGTTCATAAATACTGCCAGGTTGCATGTCTAAAATACGGAAGCCGTTGATGTTGCCGGTGCCAGGTTCACGATTTGGAACTGCGCGGGCTTGCATCAGGATGCTGGAAAGATCATTCGTGTACTTCAACAAGTCAGAGCGTTTGATCGCGAATGTGTTGTCGCCTGTCTTTTTAACTTCTTGGCCAGATGTTGTGGTTGAGGGTTTGCTGGCAGCAAAGCTAACTTTTGCACCTTCTTTTTTGATTTCGATGAACTCCAGGCGGTTGGTGTTCAGATTTCTGAAAACCACTTTCTGTCTTTCGATGCGAACGACATTGGCCATGTTTTCGATTTCTTTTCCTGGAGAGTATGAAATCACCTGATTTTTTCCGCGGATCTCAATCGACGCGATGGATTTTTCCGGAATAGAATGCACCAGTGTGCCGATCAGATTCAGAGGCAATTGCGATGGAACCGGATCTGCCTCTTTCTCTTCGACACCTTTGTTTTTATCAACCAGTTGATCTGGGATGATTCCGTTCGATGCAAAAATATTTCTGGAAGCAATATTGTTGTAGTAACCCGGATTCACGCTTGTCGTGACGGGCGGGGCTTTAGGGTGAGCAGGTGGTGCAGATTGCGGAAGCATGCGATCGCGATAGGAAAGAATTGCCAGGTCAGCAAGGCAGTAACCGATAAAGATGAATAATATATACGCATACCATTTTTCGAATGGTGGACGCTGATTTTTCTGGTTACGTGAAATCACAGTTGCAAATCCTTTGTTTTTTCCAGCACCTAGTCCTTGGGCCTCAGACTATCGTACCAAAAAGGTAGGGCAGCTGCATCAAAAAATACATGCTGGACCATGGTCCTAACGCTCTGATTTTCATTTTAAAAACGGAAAGATAAGCCATGATAGAACTATGAGAATTCTCTACTTCACGGATGGAGCAGGAATTGATCTATTAGGGATTCGCGAATCAGTTTTGCGTATTCCCGAAGTGCTTACCTCGCTACGTCGCGGCCAGGAGCAGGCTCGCTATGTAGACTTGATGCAGGTAATGTCACTGTCTGACGGAGAATTTCGTCAGATACCGAGTGTGTTACGCACTCTTTTGATCAACCTTGTGCAAAGAGGCTTACACCAACGCTGGGTCAATCGAGATCAGCGTGCGGATTTGATTCTGAGAAGAATCAATCACCGTTCTTTAGATGAACTAAAGAACGTCGTGCACAATTTTATCAATGCCAAAGTGGCGGGTGCTTCCGTTGCTACCAAAGATCTTCATTTATTGCATTTCATGGACAAAGTCGAAATCACGGTGATCGGGCCGGGTTACGATGAAGTTGAGTTCTGGTTGCGCAAGCAAGTGGCAACGCGCAAAGACATCGAAGTGCAAATCAAAGACGTTATCGCAGCTGATCCAAACCTGGAATGGTTCTGGCCTCAGGTGAAGGATAGCTTCATCGAATTCCAACAAGCAGTTATCTAACTATGAAAATCCTGAGTTTGTGTGGCAGCATCAGAGAGGGCTCATCAAGTGGGCTCTTGTTGGATGCTTTTCGTTCGGTTTTACCTGTTGGTGGCGAGTGGTCTTCGGTTAATCTCAAATCCCTGCCATATTTCGATCCCGCTTGTCAGTTCTCGAATGTGCCTGCCGTGGTTACCGAAATCCGACGCGAAGCTTTTTTAGCAGATTACATAGCCATCGCCACACCCGAATACGCTCACGGCATTCCAGGAATTCTAAAAAACGCGTTAGAGTGGCTGATTTGCGAAGAAACTATGAAAAAGAAAGTCGTTTTATTCGTAGCCTCACCAAGCGGCGGCGAATATGTCCTGCAATATTTAAGTGAAACGTTAAGAACGATGGATTTGCTGCTATCTGCTGAGTTAACCATGGTCATTAACAACGCCCGAAACCAATTGTCAGCAGACGGCACCATCGATCCAGGTTTAAAAAACTCCCTCATCGAACTATCTCAGCATCTTTAATCCCATTCTTGAAGCTTCTGATAAATTATGAGTTCGGCAAAGGACTCGTAAATTTTTCTGCTCATTTGATCCTCCCAATGCGATTGGTCGAATATGATCAAATTGAAGTTGAAACTTCGAACCGCATTTAGCTCCTGAGATAGGATGTTCGTATTCACAACAATATCCTGCCGAAAGCAAAAGCTTACGTTTCGAGGTGACTTTAATATGCCCACGTTTTTGCGCTACCAAGAAGCTTTGCATTGATTTTTTAGTTCCCGTTTTCTTTGGCTCAGTTCTCAAAGGCTTTGTTTCAGTTGAGGGATTTTTAAAAGTATTCTTGGGGCCTTGTTCTTTATTCAATGTGACTGGGCGGATATTAAATTTCGAAGATTCCTCTTCACCCAAAATCTTTTGAATTTGCTTCTGTGCTAGTAAAGTCAAAAGTTCTGCCCAGTTTCCATCTGGAAGAACATGCGACATAAGATCACGTGCAGTTTCCAATGTTTTGAGTTGTTCTGTGCTTAAAGTGACTTCCAAGCGAACAGAATCATCGCGTTGAGGTGTGACGGTTTCGCTAGTCGCAATAGGAAGATTAAATTCCTGCGCCAATGTTTTCTTAGTTTCGAATGAAGACTTGTGTTCAATTTTCTCCAAAATCTTTGGAACTATCGCTGAAAGAGACTTTGAGTCTTCGCCAGTCTTTCTAATTTCCTGACGAAGTGCTGATTGAACCTGCGTTAGTTGAGTCAAAGTCAAACGACCATCTTCAAGCCGTTCCGCGACCTCGGGAGATTTTTTAAGCAGGCGAGCAGCACTCAATCGGCGATAAGCAGCGTCCTCGCTGTATTTCAAATGTGTCGTCAAATAGCGAAACATTGAATCAAAACCAAGTTCCGCGTAAAGGCGACGAGATTCCATTTCATTAATATGACATAAAATAACATGCGTCAGCTTACGTTCACTCTGAGCAAGTTTCTCAAGTCGTCCAACCAATTCAGAATTAGAAATGCCGTTTAAATTCATGCAAGTCTCCTTTGCTGAGATTCTTATAGCACGAGTTTTAAATCGCGATTTTTGCCATGTTTCGGTTTTGAATTCTCAGGGGAGAGTGAGTTTTTATTGCCCTCCATTTGTCGCCAAAATTCACTCTATAAAGAGGGGATAAATAAAATACGCCGGTCCACGAAGAAAGAAATATCGTTCGCCTTTGTCGCTCTAAAGAACGCAAAAACCTTGGCAAGAATTATTTCCTTAGATTTCTGCAAGTGAAACACCGCTTCTTGGTAGCGCAAAACCTGTCAGGAATAGATGGTGGGGAGAAAGAGGAAGAAAGAAAGAAAGAAAGAAAGAAAGAGTGAGTGAGTGAGTGAGTGAGTGAGTGAGTGAGTGAGAAGACAAAGAGTAAGAAAGAGAAAAGAAATATTATAGGAGGACTTAAGTCGGAAAAACTTAAAAATATACGACACGTAACTGTTCGCCAGAAAGAATATGAAACATTCCTTATACATCCCATAAAAATTAATGAGCTGACTTTGTATCTCAAATCCTAAATTATGATTTAAGGGAGCCACTATGAGAATCACCCCAGAATCTTTCAGAACCAAAACCGGTAAGATCATAACTCTTCGTTCGCCTGAAGTCCAAGATGCAAAGGCATTAAGAGCAATGATGATCGAGGTCGCGGAAACGGCTCCCTATATATTGAGTACCGCTGAAGACTTTAGATCAAAACCTGAAGACGCCGAACAGAAATGGATCGAAAAATATGAGCAGTCTAGCCGGGACATGATCATTTTAGCGATTCACGAAGGAAGCATCGTCGGTAATTTGGACTTCAGTGCGTTCGTGAGGTTCAAGAATTCCCATCGTGGACACTTAGGTATGTCAGTAGCCCCGCGCATGCGAGGGGAAGGCATTGGTGAATTGTTGCTGAGAAAATTATTCGCCGAAGCGCCCAATGTTGAAGGTTTAACTCAGATTGAATTAAGCGTGATGCATCTCAACGTCGCGGCCCTTAATCTATATAAGAAGGTCGGCTTCAAAGAATGCGGTCGAACGCCCAACGCGTTCAAAATGCAAGATGGCTCATTTGCCGATCAAATCGGAATGTATGCGACAATTGCTCTTTGAGTGTTCAACAAAGTAGTGAGCAAATTCTGAACACACAAGAACAGCCGTATCATCTATGCCGTGAAGCTGCGTGCTGATGCGACTCCACTTGCAACTCCATCAGTGTTCCGCAAATTCGCCCAGGAAAATCCGCGTAACCAAGAAACATTGCGTTGAATTGTCAGGGTTGTGTTAGGGGTATTGACCAAACTTTGTCAAAGTCGATAGCCTCTACAGCATTTCAAGGGACATTCAAATGCTGATGGATAGACTCAAAAGAGTAAATTTTTCGTCGCGTTTCCGACTGAAGAAGTGGGAATCGGGGGACTCGTACCCGTGCTGCCACCAAAATCTGGGTCGAACTCCCGTCGTGTCACCAAAAAACCCAAAATCAAATTCAAATATCTGTATCAATAAAGGCGTCCGTATCGGCGCCTTTTTTATTTTTAAAGTGGCATCATTGACGATGCCACAGTTTTAGGAGCGGTCGATGTGTGGAGTTGTCGGGTTGATTGGAGAGGATAAAGCAGGGGAGAAATTGTTCCCGGCATTATTCGCCCTTCAGCACCGTGGGCAAGATGCCGCGGGTATTTTAAGTTTCGATTTCTCCCGAGGAGAATTTCACCTCGAAAAAGATCTGGGACTGGTTTCTCAGGTGTTTCCCATGGAAAAACTTGAAAAGATCAAAGGCAGTATGGCGTTGGGACACACTCGTTATTCAACGATTGGCACCGTCGACAAAGCGGATCTTCAGCCACTGATCGTCAGTTATCCCAACGGCATAGGCATGGCCCATAACGGGAACGTAACTAATTATAATGAGATCGTTGAATACGTTCGCAAACGTCGCAGCCGTTGGACTTTCACCCGCAATGACTTGGAACTGCTATTACATATGATGTCGATCGGAGTTTCTGATCAACTCGAAGCGGGGAAAAATCTTTCTGCGGAGGTTATGGCCAAAGCCGCGCAACAGGTCGTTGAAAAAGTCCAAGGTGCCTACAGTGTTGTTGGCATGATGGCTGACGAGGGCATGTTTGCCTTTAATGACACGCAGGGAATTCGTCCGCTATTAATTGGACGAAAAAAAAGTGATACCTCTGAAGTCAATGATACAGCTGGTGTCGATAAGAATAAAAATATTAAATATAGTTACTGTTTTGCCTCTGAAAAACAGGTGTTTTTCGCTCTGGGCTTCGAGTACTTCCGTGATCTGAAGCCCGGAGAGTTTGTTTTCGTCGACAAAGACCAGAACTTTCATTCTTTCCCCCTATCCGAAAAACAAGCCAGACCGTGCATGTTCGAGTGGATTTATTTCGCCGGAGCTGAAACAGAATGGCACGGCAGACCCGTATACGATGTTCGCCTCCGTTTAGGCGAAGTTCTTGCCAATGAAACACGCCGCAAAATGCAGGAACAAGGCATTGAAATTGATGTCGTGGCACCTGTACCGGACACTGCAAGAGCGGCGGCACTCCGTTTGGCTGAAGTTTTAAAAACTCCTTACCGCGAAGTTTTAATTAAAAATCGCTACGTGCAAAGAAGCTTCATCGTCAATGAACCTGCGGTTCGAAAAGCCATGGTGAATCTTAAACTTTTGCCAGTGGAAAGCGAAATTCGCGGCAAAAATATTTTACTAGTAGACGACAGTATCGTACGTGGAACAACTTCCGCCCGCATCATTCAATTATTAAGAGAATCCGGTGCTAAGAAAGTTTACTTGGCAAGCACATGCCCACCGATTCGCAATCCATGTTTTTACGGTATCGACTTCCCCGAAGGGGAAGCTTTGGTCGCACATCAAAGAACCGAAGACCAGGTGGCAGAACTTTTGGGAGTGGATGGATTAATTTATCTGCCACTTTCCGAATTAAAAGATGCCATCGGCATTCCAAGCATGTGCAGTGCCTGTTTGGATGGCGATTATCCCGTTTCCGTTTCTAAAGCAGATTTCATCAACACTCGCAGCCACAACATCGGTGGCGGTGGCAAAAATGAGGTGAACCCATGAGAATTCAAGTTCTTTTCGGCAGTCAAAGTGACGAGCGTGTCTACGCTCCTTTATGTCAATCCCTGGAAAACATCGCCAATGTAAAAATGGAAGTGGCTTCAGCCCATCGCCATCCGGAACGTGTGCGCGAAGTGGTTACAACTTGTGAAGCCAATGCTTTTGTAGCGGGAGCAGGTCTTGCGGCACATCTACCTGGTGTTGTGGCTTCATTGACTAAAAAACCCGTTTTCGGTGTAGCGATCAATGGTGCTTTCGGAGGATTGGATGCTTTCCTATCTATCGCACAAATGCCTAAAGATATTCCAGTGGCCGCAGTCATGGAAAACCAAATCGAAATTCTTCCGGAAATTTTGAAAAAGGCAAAGTCCTTTAATCAAAGCAAAATTGAAATCTCCTGGAATCCATATCGCAGTGAAGTTCCCGTACTTGCAAAAACGTTGCAGGACCTTCGTGAAAAAGCGGGAGTGGAAATCACGTGGGTTGATCCCAACAGTCCTGAATGCCAAGGCGAAATCGTGATGGTAGGCGAAAAACCTCAGGGCAAAAACGTCTGCATGTACATCTGTGAAAAAGAAGAACTAAAAAACACGGATCTTGCGAACGAATTCTTCGCGGTGGCGAAAACGGGCGGGGCCTGGGTTGGTGTGAACAACATCGTGAACTTCCTATTGCAAATCAAAAAGATGAAAGAGGCTTTGTCATGAACCTTCTTTACCGTGGCTCTGTAAAAGACATCTACAAAACCAACGAAGGCTTGCTTTTTAAATACAGCAATCGCTATTCGGTTTTTGACTGGGGCGAAATGCCAAATGAAATTCCTCGCAAAGGGGCGGCGCTCGCTGCCATGGCGGGACTTTTCTTTGATCACTTGAAAGACAAAGGCATTGCTTCCCACTATATGAAACCTCACAGCGAAGATTCTATTTTGGTGAATGAGGTCGCAGTCATTCGTCCTGAGTGGGAAAACGGTGTTTATGATTACTCTGTGTATTCAGATAAACCCACAAACTGCCTGGTTCCGTTGGAAGTGATCTTCCGTATTTTGCTCGGCAAAGGAAATTCCCTGGAAGGCCGTCTGAAAAAGAACCCAGCTTACATGGCGGAGCTTGGTTTAGCGCAAATTCCAGATTCTACGATGTCTTTCAATCCACCGATCGTTGAGTTCTCGACAAAATTGGAAACGACAGACCGCTATTTGACTCGTCAAGAAATCAGCGATCTGAATGTGATCGAATCCGGGGAGCTAGAACAAGTTCGTAAACTAACAGGAGACATCGCAGATCACTTGCAAAAGCTTTTTGCTTCCTTCGGTGTAAAACTTTGGGATGGTAAGTTTGAGTATGCCTTCGGTTCGCAAACTCCTAACGGTCGTTCTTTGTTCCTGGTGGACTCGATCGGTCCAGACGAGCTTCGTCTGACTTACGAAAACGCGCCGTTATCAAAAGAATTCCTGCGCCAAATCTATGCGCCAACATCTTGGTATCAAGCCGTGGCTAAAGCCAAAGACATCGCCAAAGAACGTGGCACAAATAACTGGAAAGAAATCTGTGCGAATGAACTAGGTGAAAAACCGCAAGTTCTGAACAATGAACAAGTAAATGTCGCGACCATGCTTTACACATCTTTGGCCAATGAAATGGCCTGGGCTTTGGGTAAAACTGCGCCATTTGAAAAGGAAGCTAGTCTTAAAAACTGGAGACAACAGTGCGCGTCCTGGTTGTAGGCAAGGGCGGTCGTGAGCACGCGATCGCACAAAAAATTTCTGAATCTAAAATGCTTGAATCCCTATGGGTGGCCCCAGGCAATCCAGGGATGAGCAAAGCAGGTTTGAAATGTGCGAGCGTGGAAAAAACGCCCGAGATTCTGGCGTTCTGTAAAATCAATCGTGTGGACCTAGTGATCCTGGGGCCTGAAGCTGCGATTCTTTCTGATCTTAAGGAAACTTTAGAGAAAAACGATATTTCTTGTCTGGCACCGTCACGTGAAGCAGGTCATTTAGAAGCCTCCAAATACTTCTGTAAAGAGATCCTGCAAGACGCCGGTCTTTTAACGGCGGCTTTTAAATTGGCAAACTCGGTGAGCGAAGCTGAAGCGTTTATCGCTCAGCATGACTTCAAAAATCCGATTGTGGTAAAAGCTGATGGTCTGGCACAAGGAAAAGGCGTTGCAGTCTGTGAAAATGCTGAAACAGCTTTGACAGCGATCAAAGACTTGTCCGCGACGTATGGATTTCCCATTTTAGTTGAAGAGTGTCTGATCGGCCGTGAGCTTTCCGCTTTCGCCTTGTGCGACGGAGAAGATTTTGTGGTCCTGGGCACAGCTTGTGACTATAAACGAATCACTCCTGATCCATTTAGTGCCAACACGGGTGGAATGGGGGCATTCAGTCCTTGTGATTTTATATCTAAAGAAGATGAATCCGCCATCGACAATATCTTTAAAAAGTCTCTTAAATCTTTAAAACAAAAAGGAAAACCCTTTGTTGGCTTCCTGTTTGCGGGTTTGATGAAAACTGACAAAGGACTTTATGTCTTGGAATTCAACGTGCGACTGGGGGATCCAGAAACACAAGCGTTACTTCCAAGAATCAAAAGCGATCTTTTGGATTTGTCGGTGAAAGCTGTGCAGGGTCGCTTGCAAAAGCAAAAAACTGAATTCCACGATTTCCGCTCGGTCCACGTGGTGGCAGCGAGTGCGGGTTATCCTGGAAACTCTATGGATTTGGGCCACACGATCCAAGTTCCTGCAAAAACAGCTGAGGGCACGCGGATTTATTTTGCGGGGGTCTCTGCAAAAAATGAGACTTTGGTAAATACGGGTGGCAGAGTTTTGGGAGTGACGGCACTTGCGAAAACTCGCGACGAAGCTCGGGCGCTTGCTTACCAGGAAATGCGCAAGGTGCAATTTCAAGGCTTGTACTTCCGTGAGGACATCGCGCAATGATGAAACCTGTTCGTGTCG contains these protein-coding regions:
- the purF gene encoding amidophosphoribosyltransferase — translated: MCGVVGLIGEDKAGEKLFPALFALQHRGQDAAGILSFDFSRGEFHLEKDLGLVSQVFPMEKLEKIKGSMALGHTRYSTIGTVDKADLQPLIVSYPNGIGMAHNGNVTNYNEIVEYVRKRRSRWTFTRNDLELLLHMMSIGVSDQLEAGKNLSAEVMAKAAQQVVEKVQGAYSVVGMMADEGMFAFNDTQGIRPLLIGRKKSDTSEVNDTAGVDKNKNIKYSYCFASEKQVFFALGFEYFRDLKPGEFVFVDKDQNFHSFPLSEKQARPCMFEWIYFAGAETEWHGRPVYDVRLRLGEVLANETRRKMQEQGIEIDVVAPVPDTARAAALRLAEVLKTPYREVLIKNRYVQRSFIVNEPAVRKAMVNLKLLPVESEIRGKNILLVDDSIVRGTTSARIIQLLRESGAKKVYLASTCPPIRNPCFYGIDFPEGEALVAHQRTEDQVAELLGVDGLIYLPLSELKDAIGIPSMCSACLDGDYPVSVSKADFINTRSHNIGGGGKNEVNP
- a CDS encoding GNAT family N-acetyltransferase, producing the protein MRITPESFRTKTGKIITLRSPEVQDAKALRAMMIEVAETAPYILSTAEDFRSKPEDAEQKWIEKYEQSSRDMIILAIHEGSIVGNLDFSAFVRFKNSHRGHLGMSVAPRMRGEGIGELLLRKLFAEAPNVEGLTQIELSVMHLNVAALNLYKKVGFKECGRTPNAFKMQDGSFADQIGMYATIAL
- the purD gene encoding phosphoribosylamine--glycine ligase is translated as MRVLVVGKGGREHAIAQKISESKMLESLWVAPGNPGMSKAGLKCASVEKTPEILAFCKINRVDLVILGPEAAILSDLKETLEKNDISCLAPSREAGHLEASKYFCKEILQDAGLLTAAFKLANSVSEAEAFIAQHDFKNPIVVKADGLAQGKGVAVCENAETALTAIKDLSATYGFPILVEECLIGRELSAFALCDGEDFVVLGTACDYKRITPDPFSANTGGMGAFSPCDFISKEDESAIDNIFKKSLKSLKQKGKPFVGFLFAGLMKTDKGLYVLEFNVRLGDPETQALLPRIKSDLLDLSVKAVQGRLQKQKTEFHDFRSVHVVAASAGYPGNSMDLGHTIQVPAKTAEGTRIYFAGVSAKNETLVNTGGRVLGVTALAKTRDEARALAYQEMRKVQFQGLYFREDIAQ
- a CDS encoding phosphoribosylaminoimidazolesuccinocarboxamide synthase → MNLLYRGSVKDIYKTNEGLLFKYSNRYSVFDWGEMPNEIPRKGAALAAMAGLFFDHLKDKGIASHYMKPHSEDSILVNEVAVIRPEWENGVYDYSVYSDKPTNCLVPLEVIFRILLGKGNSLEGRLKKNPAYMAELGLAQIPDSTMSFNPPIVEFSTKLETTDRYLTRQEISDLNVIESGELEQVRKLTGDIADHLQKLFASFGVKLWDGKFEYAFGSQTPNGRSLFLVDSIGPDELRLTYENAPLSKEFLRQIYAPTSWYQAVAKAKDIAKERGTNNWKEICANELGEKPQVLNNEQVNVATMLYTSLANEMAWALGKTAPFEKEASLKNWRQQCASWL
- the gspD gene encoding type II secretion system secretin GspD, whose product is MKKPIKPVSIGIASLMTASQLVGTTAHAQFENFPPPPPPPDFGNSDNSGFATPDAPAAAGGTRGGSHSSGDEGQVLNKSQKQKFAKAPTEDINSANFPQTIESFDYPNVEISELVKAMGELTGKNFIVDPGVRGKITISAPSKITVAEAYNAFLSALAINGFTVVPSGGFLKVKSARNAQRDNIEVYSGAYYPNTDQMITRIIHLKHISAAQVNRDLRILPSKDGEMNIYEPTNSIIISDYGSNIDRVMRIISQLDVPGFEEQLEVIPIKFAKAKDLADLVDKIVNKGSKSSGSAPGTFTAGVPRFSRSSGTSAQQGASFFMAIPDDRTNSIIVVGNKSGIVRIKKLISQLDFKIRAEDSGGVYVYYVKNGDAEKIAQTLSGVTKDAAPKPSTGPSLLSPIGGQMQAPQEIFGGDVKITADKATNSLVITASKQDYEVVMNILNKIDIARDQVYVEAIIMEMSASDLDSWGVGYYQYGENGYGKVGFNGGINLQEMLNPVGGTGAILGFGSGKMIKVTPPGGSEITIPSLVGFINFLKQTKKANILSTPTIIALDNNEAEIEVGDKVVTSMQQNVSGTSGTVTTTPTMEDATIKLHIKPFISPSSNSIRMEIKQSVTQLSSVQAPKDFQNNTQPLAKRSINTMINVKNGDTAILGGLIKEDDVETVVKVPLLGDIPILGWLFKSRSLNKTKTNMVSFLTPKIIRNSGDVNEVVSKRLEERIEYIKGQGGKDPYGAKIDPIYRKAQGAAAPSEDVQE
- the gspC gene encoding type II secretion system protein GspC, translating into MISRNQKNQRPPFEKWYAYILFIFIGYCLADLAILSYRDRMLPQSAPPAHPKAPPVTTSVNPGYYNNIASRNIFASNGIIPDQLVDKNKGVEEKEADPVPSQLPLNLIGTLVHSIPEKSIASIEIRGKNQVISYSPGKEIENMANVVRIERQKVVFRNLNTNRLEFIEIKKEGAKVSFAASKPSTTTSGQEVKKTGDNTFAIKRSDLLKYTNDLSSILMQARAVPNREPGTGNINGFRILDMQPGSIYEQLGIQRMDVIKSVDGNPVDSPAKAMELYQTLKNNPKVVLQVERNGKTENMTYNIQ
- a CDS encoding HNH endonuclease; the protein is MNLNGISNSELVGRLEKLAQSERKLTHVILCHINEMESRRLYAELGFDSMFRYLTTHLKYSEDAAYRRLSAARLLKKSPEVAERLEDGRLTLTQLTQVQSALRQEIRKTGEDSKSLSAIVPKILEKIEHKSSFETKKTLAQEFNLPIATSETVTPQRDDSVRLEVTLSTEQLKTLETARDLMSHVLPDGNWAELLTLLAQKQIQKILGEEESSKFNIRPVTLNKEQGPKNTFKNPSTETKPLRTEPKKTGTKKSMQSFLVAQKRGHIKVTSKRKLLLSAGYCCEYEHPISGAKCGSKFQLQFDHIRPIALGGSNEQKNLRVLCRTHNLSEASRMGLKMLR
- a CDS encoding AIR carboxylase family protein, whose protein sequence is MRIQVLFGSQSDERVYAPLCQSLENIANVKMEVASAHRHPERVREVVTTCEANAFVAGAGLAAHLPGVVASLTKKPVFGVAINGAFGGLDAFLSIAQMPKDIPVAAVMENQIEILPEILKKAKSFNQSKIEISWNPYRSEVPVLAKTLQDLREKAGVEITWVDPNSPECQGEIVMVGEKPQGKNVCMYICEKEELKNTDLANEFFAVAKTGGAWVGVNNIVNFLLQIKKMKEALS
- a CDS encoding NADPH-dependent FMN reductase encodes the protein MKILSLCGSIREGSSSGLLLDAFRSVLPVGGEWSSVNLKSLPYFDPACQFSNVPAVVTEIRREAFLADYIAIATPEYAHGIPGILKNALEWLICEETMKKKVVLFVASPSGGEYVLQYLSETLRTMDLLLSAELTMVINNARNQLSADGTIDPGLKNSLIELSQHL